Part of the Ornithodoros turicata isolate Travis chromosome 6, ASM3712646v1, whole genome shotgun sequence genome, TGGAGCCATTACCCAGGATAAGGTGCCTTAGACATCCCTGAGAGCCGTGTCCCGACGTCCCGCCGAAACTAAGCCCGTGTTTATTAGCTCCGAGTTAAGTTTGGGCACTCGGAGACAGGCCAAGTCTGGCAATTTGAACAATTCTCTGGCTCATCTTCGACGTTCGACTCTAGACTCCCCGGCCCAGTTACTGTGGATGAATTCTTCGATTGCTCGGGAACACTGCCGCTGAGTAGAATCCGAAGATGCACCCAACCATCTTGGTGTAGATGTGTCATCTGCCATGGAGGCGATAGGAGCTGACTCTGTAGTCACCTGGTTCCCCAGCGGTATTGTAGCCGCAGGGACGGAGAGCCCCGAGTGAGGGCCTTCCGTAGTCGAGGGGTTGGGCTCCTCCTCCTGAGCCGATCGCTCATCCTCAAAGCGGGGATCCCATTCAGAGGGATAGTCCCCAGATGGATCTGGTCTGCCTTGTTCAGAGAGAGTGACTTCCGTCTCCGCCCTCGGAGGGAATTGTTCCAGGATGTGATTTACAGCTGGGGTGAGTCCGGCCAGGATGACTTCTAATGCAGTGAGTCGTTCCTCAAGTGCCATAGCGTTGAGAGGACTCAACCTAAAGGTAACCCCAAGGAGCAATGAAGAATTAGATTAGTAAGCATTGACTGGTCCCTCATATAAAAGAAAATTAAACCTCGGCCACAAAGGACCTACGGGTTCTAGGCCACGACGGACCTAAAGGTTGTAGGTCAGCGTGGACCTGAGGATTTTAGGTCACGATGGACCTATGGGTTTTAGGCCACGGCGGACCTATGGGTTCGAGGTCACGGCGGACCTATGGGTTCTAAGCCGTGTTTGGACCTGTGATTTGTAGGTCACGATGGACCTGTGAGTTCTAGGTCACGACGGACCTAAGGCCACGACGGACCTAGCGTTCTAGGCCGCAACGGACCTAGCGTTCTAGGTCACAACGGACCTAAGGGTTGCGGGTCACAACGGACCTGAGTGTTCTAGGTCACAACGGACCTGAGGATTTTAGGCCACGGCGGACCTATGGGTTCTAGGCCACGACGGACCTATGGGTTCTGGGCCACGGCGGACCTATGGGTTCTAGGCCACGACGGACCTGGGAGTTTTAGGTCACGATGGACCTGTGGGTTGTAAGTCACGACGGACCTAAGGCCACGACGGACCTATGGGTCCTAGGTCACAACGGACCTGAGGGTTTTAGGCCACGATGGACCTAACGGTTTTAGTTCACGACGGACCTAAGGTTCCAGGTCACAACGGCTTAAGTATGATAGCCCACCAAAAGCAATCCTAGATTAATGTAGAGATTAAACCTACTAAGGGTAGGAAGGGACAACTTACctgaacaaacaaaacaaggagagagagagatgttCGAATTAGCGAACGAAAACCACGTTGCCGCTTAGCCACGCAAACGAGGGAAGATGAAGTTGCTGGAGACGAGCACGCGGACTATGGGGACGCTCAGCACCATCTATGGAGGGAGTCTCCAAGTTTTCTTTGAAGTTTGCCGCTAAGTTACGCTGACCGAGAGGAAAAGCAATCGTAAaccatgatagtaagtgtcGACGAGGGGTTCACCGCACCCCGGCGCTCTTTCACTGCCGGCCGCAACACTCGAGcctcgcgctcacctgccggccgcggcagccgacgccacggctcGCTCAGCCTCAGCCTCATTGTCACCTAACCTGGGACTTTCAGAGCTTCAGCTCCCGTGCCgatcgcggcaccccaggaccacgactcCGACAGCGCCTCATTCTCTTCCCCGCTTTTCTCGGGCTAACGGATCGTCGTTCCCGTTGCTCATCAGCTGTGATCGTTCGTTAACGAGTGCCGTGTGATGCACCTGTTAAAACcgtgcacgtcatccacggtcgccctcgctgTCCTCCTCCAGTGAAGTCGTGGGTTTCTACTGcgttatcgccgctccgcgtctgacgggggagtgatgtggcggaccgtggacaacgacgagggtGGTCACGCGCATGGAGCACCTTCACAAACTTCACCCTCCCATACcgcggtcgcggtacgccgctggcgACAGCACGGCCCCATGCGCACCACCATGCCAgtcccaagaaccctgcccgcttTGTCTTCCCATCTGGCTTCGATACAAGATTCTGACAGTTCATCCAGTTGCGGTCAAGAGGCCCCGCGACCGACCGTACCTACTTCGCCGCCACGGCGCCACTGAATTTAACCCATTTCAAGGCACGCTTCTCACATTGTCCCAAAATGTTGTTTCTTTATGAGACATGGGGAAGTATCATGAAATAAAAGAAGTATGATTCATCGAGTAGCCCAATCTGCTAACACTTCTGGCAACGTTCCTCCTCGAACGTCGATTTCCATCTCCTCAACACAGCCGCTGGCAATCTTTCAACATCATGCGGAGAGCGAAGACTGGAAAGGTACCtccgctgttgctaggagacagacgCGATCGTTCGCGATGACGTCACCTATAGTTGGAGAACACTGAACTATGGAGCTTACTGAGTCTTATCAGCGAGGCTTATTCAAAATACAAAATGAAAtatctttttattattattaggtAGTGACACTTCTGCACTCTGCATAGATATCTGATCAGCGTTCCCCGAGTGTCGCTGCCCGATTCTTGAAGCTTCGTTTACTTTTGTACTGAGCATTGatagttgaaataaatacaTGCAGATTCAAGGATGTTGGACGTGTTGCCAACGGCTTCCAACAGCAACAGTTCGAGACGTCCGAGATAAGAACGTTTCCTCCGCAGAATGGCGACATAAAGAGTATTCCGGACGGAAAGGCGTCCATTGTCTGCGACCTTACAGTTACACTAAAGGGCGAGGAAGCGAAGCGAAGCGAACCAAGTGAAGTACCGTTCATAAGTGGCGCACGTAGTCTCTTCGGTTGCGTCCACCACAATGAACGATGCATGGTCTTTTCCGCGGCCGTTCCGCAGCTATGGCTGACCAAAGTAGAAATGCGCCTGCGGCTTGTGTATATATCGTACGTGTGTAAGACCTTCTGGTATTCGAGATTTATTGGACTTTCGTGCTGCAGTACAACTGGGCGTGACAATTTGTCTTGAAGAGGATAGAGTAAGTGTAAGTAGTAAGTAGGTAGTAGTAAGTctatagtaataataataataatgcgggactttacgtcgcgagacaactgcgatcatgagcgacgtcacagtggtcgggtctgtggattaattttacCTAGATAGTAGTATCTAGACAAGTAGACAGTAGTCAGATAGCAGAGGGTCGTGATAGAAGTAAGATCCGCTAATGAGGAAACAGTTGATGGACACCGCCAGAGTCATCGATCATGACTCTGTAAAACTTGACCTTGTAAAACTCTGTTTACACTCTTGTAAAAGCTCTTATAAAGCTAAGTACCTGAAACTCATTACGGCGCAGTGCGTGCATCACATAACTAGCTATCTGTGTTGAAGTGTCGCAACCTTTTTAATTCTTCCATTGGTACAAATCACGTACTTGGTACAGCAGGAACCATTGGTACAAAAGACTGTTTCATACGCTCAAAACATTCAAGTACTCTGCTCTTATTACTTACTTATTAGTTATATACACTTATTACTTACATGGAAGAAGGGTATATATAAGGGTGGTGCCCGTGGGCCCTTGCAATAAACCATGTCTAGGCCGTGCTCGAGTACACCGTGCATCTAGAAGAGTGACTTCGCGAACACCGGTGTACAGTGGGCGTTCTCGTACGGGAAGGACACAGCGCAACGAAGTGCTTGTAGTCCCTGAACCCGAAAAAGAGGTACGCGCCCTGAAGTGACCTGACCATATCGGTTATGACACAGCAAATTCCCTCTGTTGGAAACAAGTTTATAAGGCTGGGTACGAGTTGTCCAACACCCATGATCAGGGCAAGTTTAGTGATGAGCAGGGCTTGGGAACGACAACGTTGTGCTTTCGCAATACTTCCTTCAACGTTCTTCGCGGTCGTTTTGAGAACGAAAATAATGTGAATGTAGAGGCCGCAATTTATGAAAAGCAATGCCAGGTACGGGCCTGCGAAGGAGACCGAAAATAACACCCATCCGTGCAAAGTAGTAGGCATGTTCGGGCTGTAAATTTGCACAAGTGTGCACGCGTCTGATACTTTCACAAATGACATGGATCCGATGGCAAACGGGATAGCGGCGCCCCATCCAATAACGCAGTACGTGAGAAGGCTACCGCTATGTCCAGAACGCATGGATACAATGGTGTACCATATGTCGTACGACAAGATGGTCATCCATGTTACAGTGCTCAAGCTGACGTACTGTACGGCCACAGAAAAATATTTGCTTGCTCGTTGAGTATTTAGGCTTATAATCAGAAACACAAGCGCGACAAACATGGTTGTGGAAAGGCACATGATGCATTTGGAAGAAAAGGTTTTCGGCCTCTGCAGGGTGAATGCAACCGCTTTGAGTAACAGACAAACAAGAGATATCCATCGGCAGACACCAACCGTTGGCATCCAAGGGTCAATCTTGCATTTAGGAGGCGGCGTCACTAAATCATTAATGTGGCACTGTGCAACGAGGATCGTTAAATTACTGTACGCGTTGAGCGAGCAGGAGAGACACGCATTCTTCTGAAACAATGTAAGATAGTGCACAGCAAGCGGAGTGCTGTCCTTACCGTTAAACTCTTCAACGACAATGAAAACGGTTTTGAATTCGAGAGCAAGCATGCTACCACTGTGTGCGTTCACGACACCGTGCCAGTTCCAGACGTCAAAATAACGTTCAATGTTGAACTGTGACCTCTCTTTGGCGGCGGTCACGTAGATGTCATCGCTCTGTAGGTGATGTGACGTGACATTTGAAGCGTTCCAGCAGAAGATAAACGACGCTGAACTTGTCTCCTCCGTGCTACGGTTGTAGGTGCAGAATGGACAGTCGTTTGTACACGTCGTTGAATTTTGAGCTTGGCCGCATGCACTGTACTCCGTGTTGCTGGCGAGTACGGCATTGCTGCTCTTCTGCGACCGTTCTTGAGACCGGATCGCCAGGACAGCGGGCGCCTCGTCGTAGCTCTTGCTTCCAATCGTGAGCGTGAGCCACAATATCTGCGTCCAAGTCACGTTTGTCACGTGAACCACGTGGTTGACACTTGCACCAGGAGCAGGGAGAGTGCAGAGACCGGTATGCCGGCACAGGAGGATGACGAGAACGTGCCGTGTGCGCACCGCTGAGCGTGCAAGCATTCTGATCCGGTGCTGGCTTCTTGTGCTACTTATCGTGCTCTTTCATGGTGTTTTGTTTTGGCGTGAGTGGGAATTTCTGTTAAGCACAAGTGAGAAAAAATTATTCTTAGACATGGAATGTACACGGCATGGTGGCAATGTTCCTTCCAGCTTTCATTGTGTGCGTGAGTACATGCATACATTGTTATACAGCTACGGTTCCGTGTTTTCTTCACTTGTTTTTGCACAGATTCGGGGAGCACGGGCATAATACGGAGCTGTACTTTTATCGGCATGGCTAGCCGGATGGGTACGTGCTGTACTTTTATGAGATCGACATTTGATATCCACATCTACATACTTGTCGGCGTTTAACTTGCCTAAACCATGCGTAAAAGTATGTAGCAGCTGGGACATTTTCAGTGAGAAATCCAGGGTATACATTTGAACCTGGGAAAATAATTTGGGATTTTTCACAACTTGCTGAATTACGAGAAAAAATAttcggcgtttttttttgttttgctttgtcCTCGGCGTTCATCGGCAAGTGCAGTAAAtacggaaccctagttatacCATTCGACGTAATTCATTTgaacagtttgtttgtttgtttgttttgtttttttttacgttctGTATTTGGTTGGTAGATAAAAGACGTTGCAACATACACTGACGTGACGGGACAGCAGTCCGAGCGCGCAGGGGCAACATTACAATCTTCTTCCATGGGGAGACCCTGGAATCAGCAAACTCTGAACTACTCCAATTGCAAGACGAGTGATTAGAATTGGTGAGCTCAATGGAGGTAAACGTAGGCACGAGCATTAGAGTACTAGAACGTAGTAGATTTCCTCGCGCTATGTTGGGTTAGCTCGTGCTTCTGACTCGTGTTTCTGCAACGGAATCTGCTCACCAAATGCAACAGAGGTTGCGGTGAATTACAAAGTTTGTTAATCAAAATTAATTAGCACAAAGCCTCGCCCCTAGACCGGACACCCCTCCCCACCAAGGAAATCTTCGATCCGCCCCTGAGCGCATTGAGTAATACAAACGCGATTAATGCTATACAATGGTAACAATGCAACGTTTTGGAGGTTTAGTAAGAAACGTTGTTTGGTATCGTAATATATTATACGAAATGTATCCGCATGCAATTTTTAGTCGGATAGCGGATACGGAATAGCGGATCCCGTTTTCCTAGCTGCTGCACACGGGAACAGTATAATGCGTATCTGGCGGTTTCACTGGATGACACGAAGGTACGAGATTGAAGGAGCTGCCTTACCTGAAGTTCAGCACGGGGAACACGGAGAGTGACAACTCGACGCGGCGTGCATATACTGCAAATGGCCGAAACGCGAAGGCGACGTTCC contains:
- the LOC135397649 gene encoding uncharacterized protein LOC135397649, producing MLARSAVRTRHVLVILLCRHTGLCTLPAPGASVNHVVHVTNVTWTQILWLTLTIGSKSYDEAPAVLAIRSQERSQKSSNAVLASNTEYSACGQAQNSTTCTNDCPFCTYNRSTEETSSASFIFCWNASNVTSHHLQSDDIYVTAAKERSQFNIERYFDVWNWHGVVNAHSGSMLALEFKTVFIVVEEFNGKDSTPLAVHYLTLFQKNACLSCSLNAYSNLTILVAQCHINDLVTPPPKCKIDPWMPTVGVCRWISLVCLLLKAVAFTLQRPKTFSSKCIMCLSTTMFVALVFLIISLNTQRASKYFSVAVQYVSLSTVTWMTILSYDIWYTIVSMRSGHSGSLLTYCVIGWGAAIPFAIGSMSFVKVSDACTLVQIYSPNMPTTLHGWVLFSVSFAGPYLALLFINCGLYIHIIFVLKTTAKNVEGSIAKAQRCRSQALLITKLALIMGVGQLVPSLINLFPTEGICCVITDMVRSLQGAYLFFGFRDYKHFVALCPSRTRTPTVHRCSRSHSSRCTVYSSTA